The following nucleotide sequence is from Zea mays cultivar B73 chromosome 1, Zm-B73-REFERENCE-NAM-5.0, whole genome shotgun sequence.
GGGAGTAACAGACTATTGGTGTACGAATATGCAGAGAATAATAGTTTGGCGAATGCTTTGCTTGGTAAGTTCAATATCGAAGCTGTACTTTCTAAGTTGGTCAATCCAAATGTATTAAGTTTACCTTTGTGAATTATGGCCAGGACCAAAGAACAAATGTATCCCATTGGACTGGCAGAAAAGAGTTGCTATATGTATTGGAACTGCTTCTGGCCTTGCTTTTCTTCATGAGGAAGCACAACCACGGATTGTCCACCGTGATATCAAGGCTAGCAACATTTTACTTGATAAGAAGCTGCTGCCGAAAATTGGAGATTTTGGATTGGCGAAACTCTTTCCTGATACTGTCACTCACATTAGCACGCGTGTTGCAGGAACAATGTTAGTGCATCTCTGGATCTTTTTATGTACCTTCCTCACAAAAAGAAAATATTCTCCTGTATTCAGTTGCTTATGCAATGAAATTATGTGTATTTCGTGTATTTTTTTCATTGCTCTGTTCTTATTTTTACCCAAGTGTAGCAGTTTTGTTATTTTTGCACCTAGTTTACCAGTGTGCCAATCGACTAATTGTAGATTGCTTAGTCTGTTATAACATACTTGCATTGAATTCTCAATATATAATTTTCTTGCAGGGGTTATTTGGCACCAGAGTATGCCTTGTTGGGACAATTGACCAAGAAAGCAGACATATATAGTTTTGGGGTGCTTCTTCTTGAAATGATAAGTGGTGAAAGCAGCAGCAAGTCGACTTGGGGACCTAATATGCATGTTCTCGTGGAATGGGTAACTCATTTTCCTCTCCATTTTCCTATTAGGCCTTTGTTTGGGTGCCCATGTATCCACCTCAATCCATGTGCATGCGTTTTGAGTGGTTTGGTGTGGAATTTAAACTCCAACACACATAGATTTAGGTGGATACATGAAcatccaaactagcccttaagtgTGAACCTGTAAGCCAGTtaggccccgtttcaatctcacgggataaactttagcttcctgctaaactttagctatatgaattgaagtgctaaagtttagcttaaATTATCACCATTAGCTCTCATGTTTAGATTAtaaatggctaaaagtagctaaaaataagctgctaaagtttatctcgcgagattgGAACAGGGCCTTAGTATTTGCCATGATTGCATCAGCTCTTGATGGACTGTAGAATCACATGTGCACCTAATAAGTACAGACTTTTTTCCAAGGCAGACTCAGTATACATGTCGAAGATGGTGTTCTGACTTTACAAGTTTACATTCAAGATATAGCTACTTCTTCGGAAAAATTATTGAACTTATTACATGGGTTAAACTGCAGACATGGAAGCTGCGGGAAGAAGGAAGGCTCTTGGAAATTGTTGATCCAGAACTGGAAAAGTACCCAGAGGAGCAAATGCTTCGTTTCATTAAAGTGGCACTGCTGTGTACGCAAGCCACGTCCCAGCAGAGGCCGTCCATGAAGCAGGTCGTTAATATGCTATCTAACCAAACAGAAATTGATCTGCAAAATGTAGCTCCACCAGGTGTGCTGAAAGAACCTCGGCAGCGTACCGGTGGCTTTGGGGGTTTGATAGCAGACACGTCCTCAAGCCAAAGCACTAAAGGCAACCCAGCTGAATCATACAGCACACAGACCAACATGAACAGCTCTCAGTTTAGCACAACTGATGTATCACCACGGTGACGTTGTCGACTATTGTTTGACGTCTTCAGAGGTGTCTCGCGCCTCCCACAAGGTTTATTGTGCTGAGCCCGGACAAAATCGCTTGATATGGAAGGCCTGATCCATTTTCATCCTGTTTTAGAGCTACGTAGGATGCGAAGGCCGCTGTGAATTGCTGATGTACAGGAATTGTAGCTCATCTGTTTTTCTTTTCTGCGGAGGATGATTTGCAGTTAAATTTGACATTTTTTTTATGTTCTCCATTAAAGCCTGTTGTAGGTATACATTGCAAGAGTACAAGACATGTATTCGAAATTTCAAAAATTCATGAAGACTACTGTAGCTTTCCTTCATGCTTTCAACAACCCGTGAAACTCTTCATGAGTTAGAAAAAAAATGGTGAATGCCGTAGTCATCAATGCTCTCTTGAATTTAAAACTTTTTTTAGGTCCGCTTGAAATTGTTATCCTTAACCAAAATGTGTTCAGGTGTTCACAGCATTGCTCATTGCATAAAGGCTAATGTGTCTTCTCTTCTGTACCTCAAGAGTACCCGTTTTCCCGTCGGTATTTTAAAAAAATCTTATATTTCTTTCTAATCTAAACAGTCATCAACACATCTTTATCTTTATATCACACGAGCTTGCACTGTCGTATGTCACGTCCGAAACATGTAGATCTATTTTTCTTATGTCTCGCCTAACAATCAGATAAATTAAGTCTTTATCTTTTTAATGTGTAACTAAGCAAGTCACCGCTGCTGCCGATATTTTAACAAAGAATTTATAAGATATTAAAATCgataataatatatataattgTTTGTTTTTATATAATCGTTGTATTTATATGCTTTCGTAATGTAGTCATTGTACTAGTGTTTTCGTAAGTGTATCTCCGCTCATGTGAGTCCACATTTTTTGTCATGGAGTTCGGCTCATGAGGCCTGCTTCTGGGATTGTTGACATTAAATTGTACTTCCCTGTTTTTTTTATCGtggtttagtttaaaaataaattagTGACCGACAAATATTCAAAAACGGATGTTGTATATAAACATTTTTTGCACATGCTTATTTCTAGCAAGCATACTAGTTGTATAATGAATGCAGAACTTAATTAAATATGTGGGAAGAGGAGTATCACTAACATATAACTATGCAATATAATATGCAACAAAGAGGACCACATGAGTTGTATTAAAAGACATGACTAGTCTACTGAGCCGGCCCTTATATAACAAGACATTTGCAAACTTCTAAGGCACAGTTGGAAATCTAGTTTCATACTGAACAAACGACAGTCATAAGCCATAACCTCAATTTCCATATTTCTTCGGTTCTCTAGAGAACAGTCTTATTGCTTTTCTCCACCCACTAATGACATCTTTTTTTAACGGAAAGTGGGTAAAAGAAACATGAACAAGAACTAAACGATAACCATAGCACACTATTCTTTGTCTACAAAAGCTGACTCTGCAAGATCGATGGCCCGAGCTAGTGCAGCAGCCTTATTCTCGCATTCACGTTGTTCGTCATCTGGGCTACTGTCGGCAACAATGCCTGCACCAGCCTGAAGATGAGCGACCCACTCCCGACGCCTATCTGCGTCTTTGTATGAGTACATCGTGTTGTGGCTCGGCGCTGTTGAGAATACGATGGTGCGGAGAGAAAGTGCAATTTGCATGTCACCATCAAACGATATTCCTCCTAGACCACCACTATATGGTCCTCGCCTCGTAACTTCCAACTTATCAATCAACTCCATGGCCTTCACCTGGTCATATAAATAAATTTTATTAGGCTAGTTTGGTAACTCCATTTTTCCAAAGGATTCTCATTTTTCAagtaaaaatgaactaattttagaAAATGAAAATCTCTTGGAAAATGAGGttgtcaaactagcccttaagaGCTACTATGGCAACTATTTTTTTCCAAGGGATTCTTATTTTCCCAAATGAATAAACTAATTTCTTTTACGGGGCGCTTGGATCTATttattttagaggaattggaattcactcaataaagtaacttatttagtttggaatttgacattccaccactttccagagtttagatataagcctatctcaaattcatggggtagaGGGTGAGAAATggttttatgcattagtagaatttgtttctactctgtaacttacatgacactcttcttCTCACTACTCtacagtaaaaatgtagcacataaatatctccaacatcttgctaataatagtatacaaatatattttgtataaaactgaattagcttaattgatatatgactaaattactattattagaatggaattcaattccaatgatccaaacggggcgttaaGAAAATGAAAATCCCTTTAAAAAATAGGGTTGTCAAACTAGCTCTAAACAACTGTTTGAAAGCAGGAAAAAAATACTTTGTTTAAAAAAGAAGGAAGTCAGTAAAATGGGGATGGTTTTAGAATAGCCACAAATATGTCAGCCACTAAACCGAGCAACATAGTCAAATAGATCTACAAATGCAATTGCGTTGCAATTAAAGAACGATCAAGAATCTATATCAGACACATGTCAAATTATAATAAGTTAAAAATGTTACAATCGCTGATGATATTTTAGGCCAGCATTGCGTGACTTTAATATAAACATATATCAAGAGGCAGAAAATTTGGCAAACATGTCACACAAAAAATATATTACATGAGTGAAGGTTCAAGATCCAAATAAGAATATTGGAAACAACTTCACCTTTGGTGCACCACTGACTGTTCCAACGGGCAAGGCAGCTCTCAAGGCATCCCAACTCTGGAGATGATCATCCAACTGTCCACTAACCTGCAAACATTCAACCCGATGTTACAATTTTTGCATGACATTGCAATATTTTCCAAAGCCTAGAATCTTCTACCATGTACACTAATAATCAAAATCCATCTTGTAGAATGAAATGAAATTTCACAACAAAAAAAACACTCGTTCATTAAACATTAATTGTTGTCGAAAATTTTCATAGTTGGAAACCAAGCCCGTAGACTCACAACTGTTCATTTAACAATACATCATGTCAATATTAGAAAATATAACAAAGGTGCCATTTGGAAAATATGAAAGGCTGTTCGTATGCATGTTAAATACGGCAGAAGACAAACAAAAAGTAACAAAAATGAATATCAACAGGCGGTCATACAATAAGCCAAACCAGATAACTAGAAACGACATTGCATGTAATTTACTGAGTTGTATAACAAATTGTTTTTGTATTTCTGAACTGAAACCATATTGTAGACTATTCCTGAATGCCAAATAAAGAGTATTAACTCAAGAATCATGATAAATTTTTTTTGTATTTTTGAGCTAAACCCTTGCCGTTAGCAAACCCTTATAATTTAATTAAAAACTCGGCCGGTGGGAAAAGACCACCCCCACATTATCATATTAAGAAGAAGCTCAATTATAGCCCAATCGAAAAAGGTCACGAAAACTAGCCCCCGTGCAACATAAGGGTCCACCCCCTATAGGCCAGATCTTTACCCGTGCTTTGAGTCTCCTAGCCACTACATGAGGATCCACCCCGCATAGGTTAGTCTGTCTCATGTTCACACAACCAGGAAAACCATCAGTTGACGTTTTTAACCCCACTCTGAAATTCGATCTTATTAGGAGTCGAACACAGGATCTGAGTAGTGCTACTGGAGCCATCTAAACAACTCAGCTAAAGGCCCGTTCGCTTATAATCTAATTAAAGATTATTGCCGCAAGAAACATGCTAAACCAATTCAATGAAGGTGATTATTTTTAATTATCAAGTATCTATAAATTTGCAAAGCGTAAAATTTGATATATCATAATAACTTTATTGCATGAGGGAAGAACAGCCTAACCGTTGAGCTGATGTGCATAACATGGGAGTATCTCTCAATGTTCATCAACTTCTCCACCTTCACTGATCCTGGTTTGGATACCTATCAAGCCGCAGTCATCAGAAAAACATCCAATACAGCCACCATTGGAGAGCAATATCGCGGCAAACATATCCGTTTTCATGACTTTTAAAGGATGGCTAGAATTGCATACTAGCCATTCTTATGGCCATGACATTGCTATCATGTCAGAATGTGAGTTAACAATAGAAAATACTTCAAAAGGaaaaggaacaattggatctataccattaaaagatccaaactttagatatataccatggaccccacatgtcattgactcatgtggacccacatgtaagtgagatagtaatggtatggatccaaagtggtgatcttttaatggtatggatccaaatttcccaaaGGAAAAATAGCATTGTATTTATATCAGAATGCAATGTACTATATTATGGAGTTCTAATAGGGAAAAAGAAATACAGACCTTGCCAACATCATTCCTTCCCAAGTCCACAAGCATTATGTGCTCGGCACACTGTTTTTCATCACTTAACAGTTGTTGCTCTTGCATTTGATCTTCCTTCTCTGTCTTGCCCCTTCGAACAGTTCCAGCAAGTGGTCGATTAATAATCTTCCCCTGAGAATATTAAAAAAATGTGCACATTTGTGAGAAGACAATTTTATAATCTAATGAATAATCATAAAAGGTCCAAAATTCATATACCTTACTGACTCGTGTAAGAATTTCAGGACTAGACGCAACCAATACACAGCCTCTTGCCTAAATAGACAGTCAAAGGTGTTGATTATAAAATCTGAGGCAAATCAGTGCACATACCAATGTTCAAATAGGGTGTACTTTATGCTTCTATACCTGTACATACGCCATGTATGGGCTAGGATTCACAATCCGTAATGCTCGATAAACCTCAAATGGGTTGGCATATGTTCGTCTCTCGAACCTCTGGCTTAAAACAATCTGGAAGATATCCCCAGCCATAATATGTTCCTTAGCCTGCAGAACAGCATTCTTATACTCATCACTTGTCATGGTCGACTTGTTCAAAGGTGTACCAAACTTGCGTGTGTGCAGCTTCACAAATCCAGGAGAGA
It contains:
- the LOC100274231 gene encoding putative protein kinase superfamily protein, with translation MGSSVGCLGGGSKSRQDQNGQVVAGSSPRSGHELSRPGNNVHVFSLNELKTATRNFHMLNCIGRGGFGAVYKGNLKNGTPIAIKKLAAESKQGISEFLTEINVISNVRHPNLIKLIGCCVEGSNRLLVYEYAENNSLANALLGPKNKCIPLDWQKRVAICIGTASGLAFLHEEAQPRIVHRDIKASNILLDKKLLPKIGDFGLAKLFPDTVTHISTRVAGTMGYLAPEYALLGQLTKKADIYSFGVLLLEMISGESSSKSTWGPNMHVLVEWTWKLREEGRLLEIVDPELEKYPEEQMLRFIKVALLCTQATSQQRPSMKQVVNMLSNQTEIDLQNVAPPGVLKEPRQRTGGFGGLIADTSSSQSTKGNPAESYSTQTNMNSSQFSTTDVSPR
- the LOC606722 gene encoding Anthranilate synthase alpha subunit 2, chloroplastic codes for the protein MESLAATSVFAPSRVAVPAARALVRAGTVVPTRRTSSRSGTSGVKCSAAVTPQASPVISRSAAAAKAAEEDKRRFFEAAARGSGKGNLVPMWECIVSDHLTPVLAYRCLVPEDNVDAPSFLFESVEQGPQGTTNVGRYSMVGAHPVMEIVAKDHKVTIMDHEKSQVTEQVVDDPMQIPRTMMEGWHPQQIDELPESFSGGWVGFFSYDTVRYVEKKKLPFSSAPQDDRNLPDVHLGLYDDVLVFDNVEKKVYVIHWVNVDRHASVEEAYQDGRSRLNMLLSKVHNSNVPTLSPGFVKLHTRKFGTPLNKSTMTSDEYKNAVLQAKEHIMAGDIFQIVLSQRFERRTYANPFEVYRALRIVNPSPYMAYVQARGCVLVASSPEILTRVSKGKIINRPLAGTVRRGKTEKEDQMQEQQLLSDEKQCAEHIMLVDLGRNDVGKVSKPGSVKVEKLMNIERYSHVMHISSTVSGQLDDHLQSWDALRAALPVGTVSGAPKVKAMELIDKLEVTRRGPYSGGLGGISFDGDMQIALSLRTIVFSTAPSHNTMYSYKDADRRREWVAHLQAGAGIVADSSPDDEQRECENKAAALARAIDLAESAFVDKE